One window from the genome of Oscillospiraceae bacterium encodes:
- a CDS encoding PLP-dependent aspartate aminotransferase family protein, with the protein MADKNINGEFGFLTRAVHGGNEVDRETGAIRRPITMANSYELPYDPSDMNWSSAEGQIYTRNGGANQRYLQEKLALLHNAPDCVVLASGVAALSGAFFTFLKSGDHVVMSDSTYIAAYRLMNELFPDKFGVEKTLVDSSDLEAVKAAIKPNTELIHIETPSNPTIKISNIEAIAEIAHTHDALLSVDNTFASPYNQRPYELGADLTIESLTKYINGHGDAMGGAVLGERSLIDKIRSQAMVNLGGAISPFNAWLIMRGAVTLPLRMKQHNESAQKVAEFLQTLPQVRFVAYPGLPSHKNHKIAGTQMHGGFGGVMAFGLHTDHDGHNRFVSKLRVVTNAVSLGHDESLIVFLGKNDERQYLYGKEFSGGFFRLSVGLEDTEDLIADIRQALSAAEIV; encoded by the coding sequence ATGGCAGATAAAAACATCAACGGTGAGTTTGGCTTTTTGACCCGTGCCGTTCACGGCGGCAACGAAGTTGACAGAGAAACCGGAGCAATCCGACGCCCTATCACAATGGCGAACAGCTATGAGCTGCCCTACGACCCGTCGGATATGAACTGGTCGAGCGCGGAGGGGCAGATTTACACCCGTAACGGCGGTGCGAACCAGCGGTATTTGCAGGAAAAACTTGCCTTGCTTCATAACGCTCCCGATTGCGTTGTGTTGGCCAGCGGCGTGGCGGCTTTGTCTGGCGCCTTCTTCACGTTCCTGAAATCGGGCGACCACGTTGTGATGTCCGACTCTACCTACATTGCGGCGTACAGGCTGATGAACGAATTGTTCCCTGACAAATTCGGCGTGGAGAAAACCCTTGTGGACAGCAGCGACCTTGAAGCCGTAAAAGCAGCTATCAAACCGAACACAGAACTGATTCACATTGAAACGCCGTCCAATCCGACTATTAAAATCAGCAACATCGAGGCAATTGCCGAGATTGCCCACACGCACGACGCACTGTTGTCCGTTGACAATACCTTCGCTTCGCCGTATAACCAGCGGCCATATGAACTGGGTGCGGATTTGACCATTGAGAGTCTGACAAAGTATATCAATGGCCACGGTGATGCGATGGGCGGTGCGGTGTTGGGCGAGAGATCGCTGATTGACAAAATTCGTTCGCAGGCGATGGTCAATCTCGGTGGGGCGATTAGCCCGTTTAACGCTTGGCTGATTATGCGCGGCGCGGTAACGCTGCCCCTCAGAATGAAACAGCATAATGAATCGGCGCAAAAAGTGGCGGAGTTTTTACAAACGCTCCCACAGGTGAGATTTGTGGCTTATCCCGGTTTGCCGAGCCACAAGAACCACAAAATTGCAGGAACACAAATGCACGGTGGTTTTGGCGGTGTGATGGCGTTTGGCCTGCACACCGACCACGATGGGCATAACCGCTTTGTGAGCAAACTTCGGGTCGTCACAAACGCGGTATCCCTCGGTCACGATGAAAGCCTGATTGTATTCCTCGGCAAGAACGATGAGCGGCAGTATCTTTACGGGAAGGAGTTTAGCGGCGGCTTTTTCCGTTTGAGTGTCGGGCTTGAGGATACAGAGGACTTGATCGCGGACATCAGGCAAGCCCTTTCAGCCGCTGAAATCGTATGA
- a CDS encoding flavodoxin family protein, with the protein MKIIGFNASPRKNGNTAWAISQILESAANGGAKTRIFHSDALTISPCKGCLGCVKGDGCVVDDDMQKIYTALKQADALVLGSPLYMAQMSGQAKVFTDRLFAQITPRFSPRFKEENAGKKLILVFTQGNPDQSRFQAYYDYTKNMFRMLEFDIRDMIIVTGTRGGQASGNADLRATLRESGQKLALMFQTEKGAEDK; encoded by the coding sequence ATGAAAATCATTGGATTTAACGCAAGCCCGCGAAAGAATGGCAACACCGCGTGGGCTATAAGCCAAATCCTCGAAAGCGCGGCGAACGGCGGCGCGAAAACGCGAATCTTCCATTCCGACGCGCTTACTATCAGCCCATGTAAAGGCTGTTTGGGCTGCGTGAAAGGCGACGGGTGCGTCGTCGATGACGATATGCAAAAAATCTACACCGCGCTCAAACAGGCCGACGCGCTTGTTCTCGGATCGCCGCTGTATATGGCGCAGATGAGCGGGCAGGCGAAGGTGTTCACGGACAGACTGTTCGCGCAAATCACCCCGCGATTCTCGCCGCGTTTCAAAGAGGAAAACGCCGGAAAGAAATTGATCCTCGTGTTTACGCAGGGCAATCCAGACCAAAGCAGGTTTCAGGCGTACTATGACTATACAAAGAATATGTTCCGAATGCTGGAGTTTGACATTCGAGATATGATTATTGTGACCGGGACGCGCGGCGGACAAGCAAGTGGTAACGCCGATCTACGCGCCACTTTGCGGGAATCTGGACAAAAACTCGCGCTCATGTTTCAGACTGAAAAAGGCGCAGAGGATAAGTAA
- a CDS encoding CapA family protein, with product MPINRLATKRRRTCPRGNGIARKILTLVVFALCVWYSAQWVGVGVLERAADRPAVSVATRPPAAQPPTPAPPSAAVFTPTPDDASTPPAAEATLVIGGDVLIDLGIEQRLWEPDRFPWVMAPELAAVFAAADLAVVNLEMPVSTRGAAMPNKEFTFRGDPEQLPFLRDYMGVDAVTLANNHTLDFGTDAMLDTLTHLDDYGIAHVGAGADLKAAGTPVLMQAGAYTVAFLGATRVIPVAGWAAGPERPGLFITYDPAALCEAIRAVRPHADYVIVYVHWGVERATQPEPYQVRLARDYIDAGADAVVGAHPHVLQPLTFYEGKLIAYSLGNLIFTDAARDTMVLRLTLTPDGIRPEVLFCRIQSMATGLVTDPDVWEARRRALAALSPGVQIDELGRVTAEP from the coding sequence GTGCCCATCAACAGATTAGCGACGAAACGGCGCCGGACGTGCCCGCGGGGGAACGGGATTGCGAGAAAGATCCTCACGTTGGTCGTGTTCGCTCTCTGCGTCTGGTACAGCGCGCAATGGGTCGGCGTTGGGGTTCTGGAGCGTGCGGCCGATCGGCCGGCTGTCTCGGTGGCGACGCGGCCGCCGGCGGCGCAACCGCCGACGCCCGCGCCTCCCTCCGCCGCCGTGTTCACACCAACGCCCGACGACGCGTCCACACCGCCCGCCGCGGAGGCAACGCTGGTCATTGGCGGAGACGTGCTGATCGATCTGGGGATTGAGCAGCGCCTGTGGGAGCCCGACCGCTTCCCATGGGTCATGGCGCCAGAGCTGGCCGCTGTCTTCGCCGCGGCGGACCTCGCGGTCGTCAATTTAGAGATGCCCGTCTCCACGCGCGGAGCGGCCATGCCGAACAAAGAGTTCACCTTCCGCGGAGATCCGGAGCAGCTGCCGTTTTTGCGAGACTACATGGGCGTCGACGCGGTTACGCTGGCCAACAACCACACACTGGATTTCGGTACGGACGCCATGTTGGACACGCTCACGCACTTGGATGATTATGGAATAGCCCATGTGGGGGCGGGCGCCGACCTCAAGGCGGCCGGGACGCCCGTCCTGATGCAGGCGGGCGCGTATACGGTGGCCTTTTTGGGGGCCACACGCGTGATTCCGGTGGCCGGCTGGGCGGCCGGCCCCGAACGTCCGGGGCTGTTTATCACCTATGACCCTGCGGCGCTCTGCGAGGCCATACGCGCGGTCCGCCCGCACGCCGACTACGTGATTGTATACGTCCATTGGGGCGTGGAGCGCGCGACACAGCCGGAGCCCTACCAGGTCCGGCTGGCGCGCGACTACATCGACGCCGGTGCGGATGCCGTCGTCGGCGCCCACCCGCACGTACTCCAGCCGCTGACGTTCTATGAGGGCAAGCTGATTGCTTACAGTCTGGGCAATCTGATCTTCACAGATGCGGCCCGTGACACGATGGTGCTCCGGCTGACGCTCACCCCGGACGGCATCCGCCCGGAGGTGCTTTTCTGTCGGATCCAATCGATGGCGACCGGCCTGGTGACGGATCCCGATGTCTGGGAAGCCCGCCGCCGCGCACTGGCCGCGCTCTCCCCCGGCGTCCAAATCGACGAACTGGGGAGAGTGACGGCCGAACCCTAA